The Silene latifolia isolate original U9 population unplaced genomic scaffold, ASM4854445v1 scaffold_119, whole genome shotgun sequence genome contains the following window.
CTCCTCCAGTCCATCCAAGAAGACCTACGCAGAGATATCTGCAGGTACCCCATTGTTGCTACCTCCCCTCGCTACGCATCGGTTGGCATCTCCACAAGAGGAATGGCGAAGAAGGTCATTGTCAATGCCGCCGCGATCCACGCTCCGCACACGTCCCAACTAGGCCGCGCAAGTTCTCTCGTCGCTCCATAGCTCGCCGCTACGTCGCTTCGCCGCCTCTTCTCCTTCACGCGAGGAGACTAGAAGTGTTAAGGTTGACAAAAAGGCTTCCCCTCGCAAATCCAAGGCGtcgccaaagaagaaagaaacatCAACTCCTAGCGTCGTCATCATGGTGATAAGTGGTGATACTCTTGAGGATCGAATGCAGAAAATGAATGAACTCCttgagaagatgatgaaggaaaatgaagaaaagaacaaaaaaattgaTGAGCTCCAAAAGGAGGTGTTGGCACTCCGTGACAGGAAGGCCGAGAGCGAGCATGGTGACACCGATAGGGATGTTGATAGCGATAGAGAAGTTGGCGAGGATAGGGAAAAGCCAAACAATGAGATCAGCAACTTCACTGAAGAGAAGCTgcaggagttaatagccaagacgatcaagtgtcagttggatgatagctcgacaagtagtggacgctacatcaagccttacactaagaggattgaCGATCTGCGATGCCATCGGCTATCGCCTCCAAAATTTCAACAGATTCGACGGGAAGGGGAACCCAAAGCAACACATCGCCCACTTCGTCGAGACATGCAACAATGCTGGGACAGAAGGTGATCGTTTGGTGAAGCAGTTTGTGCGTTCGCTAAAAGGGATCGCGTTCGACTGGTACACGGATCCGGACTCGAGTCAATCGACGTTGGGGTCGcatggaagatgaattcctcaacaGATTCTACAAAGACCAGCGCGTAGTCGCATGAGCGAGttgacaaaaacaactcaatggcAAGATGAACCCGTCGCCGATTACATCAACAGGTGGCGTGCGCCGAGTCCGGAATGTAAAGATCGCTTAAGTGAAGCGTCGGCATTGATTGAAATGTGCGTCAACGGGATGAAATGGGACATTCTTTACATCCCGAAAGGGATCATGCCAAAGAGCTTCCAAGACCACGGCTACCCGCgcccatgacatggagatcacaatcaaagaacatggtagtgctcgaccaagttcttctaaggtgccaagtgaaaagaaggagttcaagaaaATTGATAAGAACTCCAAATCGTTGACAAAGGAAACAATGGTCGTCGAAACCAGCAGTGCACCTGTGAAAATATCGTCAAAGCctaagtatgaaaagaagaaagagtcattCTCTTACAACTACCAACGAGACAAGCCTACATTGAAAGAGTTGCAGGCAAAGAAATACCCATTCCCAGATTCTGACTTGTCTGGAATGCTTGATGACCTCTTAGAAAAGAAGGTTATACAATTGCCAGAGTCCAAGCGCCCTGAGCAAGCAAACAAGACAAACGATCCCAATTACTGTCGTTATCACAGGCTGGTGAGTCACCCTATTGAAAAGTGTATAACACTCAAGGAGAAGATCATGCAGCTCTCCAAGGAGGGgaagatcattcttgacttggatgACACAGTAACCATAAATCAAACTACCGTAGTCTTGGAGCAACTTTGACGAGCCAATTTATACAACAAGGACAATGTGTGTATATGTTGCAGTTCGGGAGTTTTGAGCCTGTGGCATTACAGATCCAAGGGTCATTGTCGTCACTACCTCCAACGTCATTGGAAGAAATACTACCTCCTCAGGATAAGAACGAGGAAAAGAagcatgaagatgacgatgagggTTGGACTTTGGTTACGCGCAAGAAGTCAAAGAAACAAACAAGGCGGCATAGCGCAACCTGTTCACCGTCgaagaaaacaatcaaagaagacGAAACCTCGCAAGACGAAGGGAAAGAAAAAGTCCAAAATAGTTGTCAAACCACATGTCTTGCCAATTGATTTGCTGGAACAAGAACCACCAAGTCCCGTCACCTTAGAAGTATTCTTCCCGCGAGATTTCATGAACAAGGTTACTGCGTGCACCATCTCGCCCATCGAAGGTGGCGACAATGAAAAGAAGAATGAGGAAAGGGGCCTAGATGATGCGGTATCACCACAACGGTCTCATTTCGAAAAAGAGAACGAAGTAGTGGTGCTCTCGATGCCCTTCCTACAAACATGGGGTGGAAACAAATCTTTCATCTACCTAAAGATAAGCGTAAGTTGATAATTCAAGGACTTGAGAAGCCGTAATTGTACGCAGCAAGATGAAGGAAAATGCGAGCCTCCCGAGCAATCAACTGGATGTGTCTCTGTAATGCAGCTTTGAgtttctcagatgaggatttacttCTTGGATCCAAGCCTCACAACAGGCCACTTTATGTGTCGGGGTACATCCGGGGGCAAAAGGTCAAGCGCATCTTAATAGATGGAGGCTCAGGAGTCAATCTCATGCCAAAATCCACCATGAATGAATTAGGGATCACAATGGATGAACTCTCGAGTAGTCGAACAatgattcatggtttcaacttgaatgggGAGCGTGCGGTTGGCATGATCCGTGTGAACCTTACCATGGGTGATCTTTCTTCCGACACATTGTTCCATGTCATGGATGGCAAGACATCGTTCAAACTATTACTGGGACAACCTTGGAAGCACGAAAACGGAGTTGTCgcctcaaccctccatcaatgcTTGAAATATTATCGTGGTGGCGAAAGGAAAATAGACGGAGACGCCAAACCTTTCTCTAAGGTCGACTCTTTCTTCGCTGATGCAAAATTCTTTGAAGAGAATGGTACTTCCAGTGAGttcatgccaaccaccatctcttcaaCAGGAAAATGAGGTAAGCGGGAAAAGAACATCATCAAAGAGGATGAGGCTGCAAGTCCTACTAAAGAAAATGATGTTAAGAAAGATGTAGACAAGGCCAGCAAAACAGATACTCCTGTTGCATCACCCAAGAAGCAAGAGACGCCGCAGAAAACTACACCACCAGTATTACGATACATCCCAAAATCTCGCCGCAAAGATGGAGAGAGTCCTTTTGCAGAGTGTCTAACACCAAAGATAGAGCCTAAGGATAAAAAATCAAGTCCGGTGTTCAAGCGGGAATGGGTGGCCAAAGTCGTTACACTCACCTctaccaagttcatctcaaatGAAGATTGTGAGACCTCCTCCGAATGGTTTCGTCTGTTCATCCAGTCAATCATCAAGTGAGGAAAATAAGGGGATAtttgattccaatgcttacaagctaCTTGCGAAGGCTGGATATGACTTTACAAATCCGACTCCTCTCGGCAAAGTTATAGAAGTTGAGCCGTACGGTCTTAACAAAGCGCAACATGAAGTGTTCAAGCAAGATGGGAACTTCATGGTGACCAGGGCCGGCCTCGGATATGAGTCTCCTGCGCCTGTGAAGATTGGTGCTCGTAGGAAAGGGGCTACTGCATCTTCTCAGCACATCACAGTAGAAGAGgttgaagaaaatgaagaaggagaGGAAAAGATGCATCCATCTTCAGTCTTCGATCGAATAAGTCCACCTGCAGAGAAGTGTCGTCCTTCTATATTTACAAGGTTAGGGAGACCAAATTCTTCAACCAAACACATTTCTGTCTTTGCTAGGCTTGGCAATCAAGGAGAAAGTAAGGTCAAAGTGTCAACACCTTCGTTGCGCATAAACAAAAAGGGCGCAATACATGAACGCTTGGGTGTTCCATCAAAAACAGTCTTCAGTCGACTAGGGGCTCTCAAGAGGAATAGTGGTgagggtcgtcctctctcaacttttgcaacacaaaatgaagaagaagtaagAGTAAGCGATGATTTGAGAAGCGCAATACCATCTCGCATGAAGCGTATGCAAGTAGTGGATATCATCCAACATGAGCCACTCAAAGCAAGGAGGCGCATACTAGTTCTCACAGCCGGTCAAAAATGTTGAGCCTATTCCTTCCTCTTCACGTCCCCCGACGTAAAGAAGCCAGGAGATTTAGAAGTTACAACGTCGTCATATCATATCACAAAGAGAAGAGATACCGACGATAATGAAGAAGTTGAGGCCGATGAGGCCCCCGAAACACTTGAAGACGGGGGCAATCGATCGTGGATGAACTCAAGGAACTCAATTTGGGAACTCAAGATCCTCGCCCCATTTATGTCGGTGCTTTTTtgactaaggaagaagaagaggagtactacaagttgttggtcgagtacaaagatgtcttcgcttgGAGCTATAAGGAGATGCCTGGACTCGCCCCAAAATTGCAGTTCATCGTCTAGCAATCAAGAAAGGCACCAATCCCAAAAAGCAACCTCAACGTCGTTTTTGCCGGAGCTTGTACCTGAAATTGAAAAGGAAGTCAATAAACTCATTGAAGCAGGTTTCATTCGAGAAGTCAAATATTCTACTTGGATAGCAAACATTGTCCCAGTCAGAAAGAAGAATGGACAACTGCGCATATGTGTCGACTTCAGAGACCTTAATGATGCAtgcccaaaagatgacttccctttgccagttacagagttgatgattgacgcaaccactggtcatgaagccctctcattcatggattgtactgctggttacaatcaaatacatatggcacccgaagatcaagaagcaacaggttttcgaaccccaaaagggatcttctgctacacggtcatgccgtttgatTGAAGAATGCCTTGGCGCTACGTACCAACGCGCAATGCAAAAGATCTTTGATGACATGCTGCATAAAATAATAGAGTGTTATGTTGATGACGTGgttgtcaaatcaaagaaaagagaagaccatatcaaagaccttcgaaccgtctttgaaagacttagaaaatgtcaactcaagatgaatccactCAAGTGTGCGTTCGGTGTCACATCTGGGAAGTTCTTGGGGTTTGTGGTCAGGCatagaggcattgaaattgaccaaacaaaAATTAAAGCCATCAACGAAATGCCGGAACCAAAGACGTTAAAAGAGTTGCGCGGATTGCAAGGACGTTTGGCATACATTCGAAGGTTCATATCTAACCTAGCAGGACGTTGCCAACCATTCAGccatctcatgaaaaaggatgctccattccaatgggatgaaaaatgcaaaaatgatttTGATAGCATCAAGAAGTACTTGGCCAAAGTGCACCAATCTTTGGGGGCACCAATTCCGGAAAGCCACTTGTCCTCTACATCGCAAAGACAAGAACGCTCACCGGGGGCAATGTgtgctcaagaaattgaagaccgtAAAGAGAGAGCACTCTATTACTTGAGTCGTACCTTGGTTGGAGCCGAGTTGAATTACTTGCCCATAGAGAAGATATGTCTTGCTTTGGTTTTCGCCATCCGTAAGTTGAGACACTACATGCGGCGCATACCATACACGTGGTCTCAAAAGTCgatccaatcaagtacatactctcaagACCAGTCTTGTCTGGAAGACTTGCGAAATGGGCAATGTTACTTAAACAAGATGACTTGGTGTTCGTGCCTCAAAAGGTGTCAAAGGCCAAGCTATCGCCGACTTCTTTTGCCGATCATCCATTACAAGCAGAGTGGGAAATTTCAGATGACCTCCCAGGAGAAGAAATTTTCTATGTGGACGTCCTACCTCCATGGCAAATGTACTTTGACGGTGCTGCAAGGAAGGACGGAGCTGGAGCCGGAGTTGTAttcgtaactccacaaaatcatctcATGCCATACTCCTTTACGCTCACTCAGTTGTGCTCAAATAATATGGCAGAATACCAAGCTCTCATACTCGGCCTCCAAATGGCGATCGAAATAGGTGTTAGAGATATGGACATCTACGGCGACTCGAAGCTGGTGGTCAACCAAGTCCTTGGTGAATATGAAGTAaaaaaggaagacttgattccCTACCATCAACAGGCATTACAACCGCTGAATCAACTTGACGACATCCATGTTGGTCATGTACcaaggagtgccaataagttggctGACGCGCTTGCTAATCTTGCAGCCACTTTGGCACTGGGGGCAGAAGAGTCTATGCAAGTCCCAGTCTGCAATCGTTGGGTAGTATCATTGCTTGAAGAAGAGGAAAATGTAGATACAACCAACATGATATGCGTCTACACAGTTGATGAAGATGACTGGCGTCAACCTATCATTGATTTTTTGGACCACCAAAAACTACCCGATGATCCCAGACACAAGGTAGAAATACGTCGACGTGCTCCAAAGTTCATTCACTATAAAGGGACACTCTGCTGACGTTCTTTCTCGGCCAATGGTTGAGGTGTCTAAGCAAGGACGGTTATCAAGCAATGCATGAAGCTCATTCGGCATTTGTGGTGCTCATCAACTGGGCCTAAACTTCATGACCGTGTAAAGAGAATGGGGTATTATCGGCCAACCATGGTGCAAGATTGTATGGACTTTGCGAAAAAATGTGAACCGTCGTTCTACGCAAACTTCATACACCAACCGCCGGAGCCGTTGCATCCTACTGTTtcttcatggccctttgaagcttggggacttgatgttgtgggacctcttactccaaaggcctcaaatggacacgagtatatcctcgctgccactgactacttctcaaaatgggcagaagccatcacactacgggaagtgaagaaagaaaatgttgtggacttcattagaacccaaatcatctacagatatggtgtacctcaacgtatcacaactgataatgggaaacaatttttcaaccatctgatgacaagtctgggagaaaaattcaagttcaaacaatacaagtcatCCATGTACAATGCCTCTCAAGAAATGGTTTTCAAGCCTTTAATAAAACTCTTTGCAACTTGTTGAGAAAAGTAGTAGCAAAGTCAAAGCGAGATTGGCATGAAAGAATTGGTGAGGCGTTGTGGGCATATCGTACCacatacaaaacacctactcaGGCAACCCCGTATGCGTTGGTGTATGGAGTGGAGGCCGTGTTGCCTTTGGAGTTGCAAATCCCTTCCTTACGCATTGCTATTCAGGAGGGACTCACAgatgatgagaatgacaaattgcgattagcagagttggaagctctcgatgaaaagagattagaggctcaacaaaagctccagtgctatcaagcaaggttgtcacgcgcattcaacaaaaaggtgcgcCCTCGTTCTTTCCAAGTAGGAGACCTCGTCCTTGCAAAGATTAAGACCAATCATCACCTCTCACAAGCCGTTGGCAAGTTCACCTCTAAGTGGGATGGTCCATACGTGGTACAAGAGGTCTATACAAATGGTGCTTACAAAATCGTGGATGAAGACGGCGTTCGGGTAGGCCcaatcaatgggaagtttttgaagcgttactattcttaaatcccaacagtgaaggctcctaagcaagagcgtaaactgcaagtccaagctcctaagcaagaggttaaactgtaaaaaaaaaaaaaaaaaaaaaaaaaaaaaaaaaaaaaaaaatctcaaaaaaaaaaaaaaaaaaaaaaaaaaaaaaaaaaaaaaaaaaaaaaaaaaaaaaatactccttcctttatgaactacgtcggcttgatcttgtgAAATACACTTTGTGCTTCACAAGTACGTAGGCAACTTGGGTGAACATGTAGCTCGGGTGCAGCCACACCTccaaacaagaaaaatccctctcttgaactacgttggcttgatcttgcAAGTTGTCATCTTGGTAGCTTTGCGAGTACGTAGGCAGTTTGAGCAAACACTttgttcaagtgcagccacaaaaaaaaaaaaaaaaaaaaaaaaaattacaaagaaAATAATTACTCCCGGCCCGCAAGAGTTTAAACTGTACGGCTAAAATTGGTCAATCATCAACCAAGGTTGTAAAAGCAAGGCCATGTTAATCGATGATGAGTTCCGCTTGAGCTGGGTCTTTACACTATTTGCTTCACGGTTAGCCTTGGATAGATCTTTAAAAAAGAGGGTCACGTCGCATACAGGTGATGAAATGATGTAGCAATCTGGCACATAAAGGCTTGGAACTTCCTTACAATCGACGAGCGAGTTCATTGCATGGTAACTCCAAAGGGAACCCAAGATGACCCATCCAAGAGTGACTCGTACTCTCTTGGAGTCGACGAGTCAGGTCCATTGCGAGTTGCAtccctgcaaaaaaaaaaaaaaaaaaaaaaaaaaaaaaaaaaaaaaggacaaataCAAGTAAATATAAAGAATATGTGGAAATCTTTTACAAGTCGGAGAGACATCAAATCAAGAAGCGTATTCATCCGGCATGCCTCAAGGGGAGAGCGTAATGAAATATAGTCTTCATAAAGAGGTTCATTGCATGagtcttcaaaactgtgtcgcgatgacccgaacGGGTTCACTCGACACAACtcgtcgcgatgacccaaaaatgggttcaccctaacaggcaataagtcttcaaaactgtgtcgcgatgacccgaatgggttcaccctgacacaacctgtcgcgatgacccaaaaatgggttcaccctaacaggcaataagtcttcaaaactgtgtcgcgatgacccgaatgggttcaccctgacacaacctgtcgcgatgacccaaaacgGGTTCACCCTGACAAGTAATAAGTCTTCAcactgtcgcgatgacccaaaaaatgggttcaccctgataA
Protein-coding sequences here:
- the LOC141637546 gene encoding uncharacterized protein LOC141637546, whose amino-acid sequence is MLLKQDDLVFVPQKVSKAKLSPTSFADHPLQAEWEISDDLPGEEIFYVDVLPPWQMYFDGAARKDGAGAGVVFVTPQNHLMPYSFTLTQLCSNNMAEYQALILGLQMAIEIGVRDMDIYGDSKLVVNQVLGEYEVKKEDLIPYHQQALQPLNQLDDIHVGHVPRSANKLADALANLAATLALGAEESMQVPVCNRWVVSLLEEEENVDTTNMICVYTVDEDDWRQPIIDFLDHQKLPDDPRHKVEIRRRAPKFIHYKGTLC